The Sulfitobacter donghicola DSW-25 = KCTC 12864 = JCM 14565 genome has a segment encoding these proteins:
- a CDS encoding MBL fold metallo-hydrolase → MTKSPYISRRHALMGAASLPLAAATATATRAAAPIAGPSTAPFQRVKLGEFDVTTLLAGTRSVPGPQNIFGLNVDKETFDDVSAAAHLPTDAAQFFFTPTVVNTGSELILFDTGLSGAGTTAALAAAGYTPDQIDVVVITHMHGDHIGGLSTEGTPTFPNARYVTGSKEYDAWAAMGNEGFDAKMKPLAEQTTMIGDGGSVASGVTAMAAFGHTPGHMAYMLESNGKQLVLGADFANHYVWSLANPDWEVKFDMDKSAAAATRRKLLGMLAADKVPFVGYHMPWPAFGFVDTAGDNFAYVPHSYQLLLS, encoded by the coding sequence ATGACCAAATCCCCATATATTTCCCGCCGCCATGCTCTCATGGGCGCGGCAAGCCTGCCCTTGGCCGCCGCGACAGCGACTGCAACGCGCGCTGCCGCGCCAATCGCAGGCCCATCCACGGCACCTTTCCAACGTGTAAAGCTGGGTGAGTTCGACGTCACCACCCTGCTGGCTGGCACACGCAGCGTTCCGGGGCCGCAGAATATCTTTGGCTTGAACGTGGATAAAGAAACCTTTGATGATGTTTCGGCCGCGGCGCATTTGCCAACTGACGCCGCACAGTTCTTTTTCACACCAACCGTTGTGAATACGGGCAGTGAATTGATCCTGTTTGACACAGGTCTATCTGGTGCAGGAACAACTGCAGCTTTGGCCGCGGCAGGCTATACGCCGGATCAGATTGATGTCGTTGTCATTACTCACATGCATGGCGACCACATTGGCGGCCTATCCACTGAAGGCACCCCAACATTCCCGAACGCCCGCTATGTGACAGGCTCCAAGGAATATGATGCTTGGGCCGCTATGGGGAATGAAGGCTTTGATGCAAAGATGAAGCCTTTGGCAGAACAGACAACGATGATTGGAGACGGGGGCAGCGTAGCCTCTGGCGTTACAGCCATGGCTGCCTTTGGTCACACGCCAGGGCATATGGCCTATATGCTGGAATCAAACGGCAAGCAGCTGGTACTGGGTGCTGATTTTGCAAACCACTATGTCTGGTCCCTTGCGAACCCCGATTGGGAAGTCAAATTTGACATGGATAAATCTGCTGCTGCTGCCACGCGCCGTAAACTTCTGGGCATGCTCGCCGCTGATAAGGTGCCGTTCGTTGGGTACCACATGCCATGGCCAGCCTTTGGATTTGTCGACACAGCAGGCGATAACTTTGCCTATGTGCCGCACAGCTATCAGTTGTTGCTATCCTAA
- a CDS encoding alpha/beta hydrolase family esterase, producing MRYVLVLILMVLAPSAYACGEESDCQIGDRVYRISMPEGTTAPKGALVWAHGYRGTAAGVMRNGSLKRMVHERGMALIAVQARDGLWKLPNGPRSFSSTGAEEFRYFDAVAKDAQRRFGIDPAESVMSGFSAGGMMVWNLACARPERFSGFIPIAGTYWLQPPESCTTPTTSIVHLHGDRDGTVPLDGREIGATRQGKVSEALADYTRQGAFGPVRENNSDMLRCQERSNADGEILEFCLFEGGHSFRTEYLSYGLDRLKAAGQL from the coding sequence ATGCGGTATGTTCTTGTCCTGATTTTGATGGTGCTGGCGCCATCAGCTTATGCATGCGGTGAAGAGAGTGATTGCCAGATCGGGGATCGTGTTTACCGCATTTCAATGCCAGAGGGCACAACGGCCCCGAAAGGGGCTTTGGTTTGGGCGCATGGATATCGGGGCACGGCTGCGGGTGTCATGCGAAACGGCAGCCTCAAACGTATGGTCCATGAACGCGGGATGGCCCTGATCGCGGTTCAAGCGCGAGATGGCTTGTGGAAACTACCCAATGGCCCAAGGTCGTTCAGCAGTACAGGCGCGGAAGAGTTTCGCTATTTTGACGCGGTGGCAAAAGATGCCCAAAGACGGTTTGGAATTGATCCTGCTGAATCAGTGATGAGTGGTTTTAGCGCTGGCGGCATGATGGTTTGGAACCTTGCCTGCGCGCGGCCCGAGCGGTTTTCCGGTTTCATCCCGATTGCTGGAACCTATTGGTTGCAACCGCCTGAGTCTTGCACAACACCAACAACCAGCATCGTTCATTTGCATGGCGATCGCGACGGGACGGTGCCCTTGGATGGGCGCGAGATCGGCGCGACGCGACAGGGTAAGGTCTCGGAAGCATTGGCGGATTATACCCGCCAAGGTGCCTTTGGCCCTGTGAGGGAAAACAACTCGGATATGTTGCGCTGTCAGGAACGGTCAAATGCTGATGGGGAAATTCTGGAATTCTGCCTGTTTGAAGGCGGACATTCCTTTCGGACTGAGTACCTGTCCTATGGGTTGGATCGTCTAAAGGCAGCGGGGCAGCTATAA
- a CDS encoding NAD+ synthase has protein sequence MAERFRITLGQLNPTVGDLAGNAAQAQAAWAAGRDAGADLVALPEMFIAGYNAQDLVSKPAFQRDVMTHLEALAADCADGPALAIGAPLVEGAELFNAYVILKGGKIASRVLKHHLPNETVFDEVRIFDSGPLGGPYSIGNTRIGSPICEDAWHEDVAETLAETGAEFLLVPNGSPYYRGKFDTRLSHMVSRVIETDLPLIYLNMVGGQDDQVFDGASFGLNPGGELAFQMPAFDEVTQHVDLERGPDGWRIVAAEKVIHEEPYAQDYRVMVQGLRDYMRKTGFKKVLLGMSGGIDSALVATIAVDALGAENVRCVMLPSEYTSAASLEDAETCAKALGARYDYVPIKAGRDAITQTLAPLFEGTKEDLTEENIQSRLRGLLLMALSNKFGEMLLTTGNKSEVAVGYATIYGDMSGGYNPIKDLYKMRVFETCRWRNAHHAEWMMGPAGRVIPENIITKAPSAELRDDQKDSDSLPDYPELDAMLEILVDHDGSIADCVAAGFDRDVAKKVEHLIYISEYKRFQSAPGPRLTKGAFWLDRRYPIANRWRDPS, from the coding sequence ATGGCAGAGCGTTTTCGTATTACATTGGGCCAGTTGAACCCAACCGTTGGTGATTTGGCGGGGAATGCCGCGCAGGCGCAGGCGGCTTGGGCCGCTGGCCGTGATGCAGGGGCTGATCTGGTGGCGTTGCCCGAAATGTTCATAGCAGGGTACAACGCCCAAGATTTGGTGAGTAAGCCCGCGTTTCAACGCGATGTGATGACTCACCTTGAGGCTCTGGCCGCCGATTGTGCGGATGGTCCGGCGCTGGCGATTGGCGCGCCTTTGGTAGAGGGCGCAGAGCTGTTCAATGCCTATGTGATTCTCAAGGGAGGCAAAATCGCCTCTCGGGTTCTTAAACACCACCTGCCGAATGAGACAGTTTTTGACGAGGTTCGCATTTTTGATAGCGGGCCTCTGGGCGGGCCATATTCGATCGGGAACACCCGTATCGGCAGCCCGATCTGCGAAGACGCATGGCACGAGGATGTGGCGGAAACCCTTGCCGAAACGGGCGCTGAATTTTTGTTGGTGCCAAATGGTTCACCCTATTACCGCGGAAAGTTCGATACCCGCCTGAGCCATATGGTTAGCCGCGTTATCGAAACCGATTTGCCGCTGATCTATTTGAACATGGTTGGTGGGCAGGATGATCAGGTGTTTGACGGCGCCAGCTTTGGCTTGAATCCCGGTGGCGAGCTGGCCTTTCAGATGCCAGCCTTTGATGAAGTCACCCAGCATGTCGATCTGGAACGCGGCCCTGACGGCTGGCGCATTGTTGCCGCAGAAAAAGTCATTCACGAAGAGCCCTATGCGCAGGATTACCGCGTTATGGTCCAAGGGTTGCGCGACTATATGCGCAAGACAGGTTTCAAAAAGGTCCTGCTGGGCATGTCGGGGGGCATTGATTCTGCGCTGGTTGCCACAATCGCGGTTGATGCGCTGGGCGCTGAAAATGTGCGCTGTGTGATGTTACCATCCGAGTATACGTCGGCCGCGTCTTTGGAGGATGCTGAAACTTGTGCCAAGGCGCTAGGGGCGCGGTACGATTATGTGCCGATCAAGGCAGGGCGGGATGCCATCACGCAAACGCTGGCGCCGCTGTTCGAAGGAACCAAAGAGGACCTGACCGAGGAAAACATCCAAAGTCGCTTGCGCGGTTTACTGTTGATGGCGCTTTCGAACAAGTTCGGTGAAATGCTGCTGACCACAGGCAATAAATCCGAAGTCGCGGTGGGTTATGCCACGATCTATGGTGATATGTCGGGGGGCTATAACCCGATCAAAGATCTCTACAAGATGCGCGTGTTTGAAACCTGCCGCTGGCGAAATGCGCATCACGCGGAATGGATGATGGGGCCTGCGGGTCGCGTGATTCCTGAAAATATCATCACCAAGGCACCTTCAGCCGAATTGCGCGATGATCAAAAAGACAGTGACAGCCTGCCAGATTATCCTGAGCTGGACGCCATGCTGGAAATCCTTGTGGATCACGATGGCTCTATCGCCGATTGTGTTGCCGCTGGATTTGATCGCGATGTCGCCAAAAAGGTCGAGCATCTGATTTACATTTCCGAATACAAACGGTTCCAGTCCGCTCCGGGGCCGCGATTGACCAAAGGTGCGTTTTGGCTGGATCGTCGGTATCCTATCGCCAACCGCTGGCGTGATCCCAGCTGA